Proteins from one Pongo abelii isolate AG06213 chromosome 19, NHGRI_mPonAbe1-v2.0_pri, whole genome shotgun sequence genomic window:
- the LOC100939250 gene encoding small ubiquitin-related modifier 2: MADEKPKEGVKTENNDHINLKVVGQDGSVVQFKIKRHTPLSKLIKAYCERQGLSVRQIRFRFDGQPINETDTPAQLEMEDEDTIDVFQQQTGGVY, translated from the coding sequence ATGGCCGACGAAAAGCCCAAGGAAGGAGTCAAGACTGAGAACAACGATCATATTAATTTGAAGGTGGTGGGGCAGGATGGTTCTGTGGTGCAGTTTAAGATTAAGAGGCATACACCACTTAGTAAACTAATAAAAGCCTATTGTGAACGACAGGGATTGTCAGTGAGGCAGATCAGATTCCGATTCGACGGGCAACCAATCAATGAAACAGACACACCTGCACAGTTGGAAATGGAGGATGAAGATACAATTGATGTGTTCCAACAGCAGACGGGAGGTGTCTACTGA